The proteins below are encoded in one region of Sporosarcina sp. FSL K6-1508:
- a CDS encoding methionine ABC transporter permease → MEIDFQHVLELMPDITKAFGETLYMISISLVIALVIGLPLGILLFTTDKGLFLENRALNSVIGFIVNMVRSVPFIILLVALIPLTILIVGTPIGPGAASVSLSAAAIPFFARIVETSLREIDKGVIEAAIAVGATPWMIIKDVLLPEAKTSIIQGVTLTVISLVAYSAMAGVVGGGGIGDLAIRFGYYRYDNTIMVVTVVILILFVQVIQFAGDRISKVIDKR, encoded by the coding sequence ATGGAAATTGATTTTCAACACGTTTTAGAGTTAATGCCTGATATTACAAAAGCATTTGGAGAAACGCTTTATATGATAAGTATTTCTCTCGTTATTGCACTTGTTATTGGTCTTCCGCTAGGGATTTTGCTGTTCACTACCGATAAAGGATTATTTTTAGAAAATCGGGCATTGAACTCAGTTATTGGCTTTATCGTCAATATGGTCCGTTCTGTACCGTTTATTATTTTACTCGTTGCGTTAATCCCTTTAACGATTCTAATAGTAGGTACTCCGATAGGCCCTGGGGCTGCTAGTGTTTCGTTATCTGCAGCAGCAATCCCTTTTTTCGCAAGAATTGTGGAGACTTCACTAAGGGAAATTGATAAAGGTGTTATCGAAGCTGCAATCGCTGTAGGTGCAACTCCGTGGATGATTATCAAAGATGTACTATTGCCAGAAGCAAAAACAAGTATTATTCAAGGCGTGACACTTACAGTAATTAGTTTGGTTGCCTACTCAGCTATGGCTGGTGTTGTTGGTGGTGGGGGAATCGGGGATTTAGCAATTCGATTCGGCTACTACCGTTACGACAATACAATAATGGTAGTGACCGTGGTGATATTAATACTATTTGTACAAGTTATTCAATTTGCAGGAGATCGGATTTCAAAAGTAATTGATAAAAGATGA
- a CDS encoding SDR family NAD(P)-dependent oxidoreductase, with protein MDLKLTGKNVLITGSSMGIGKAIALAFAEQGANILINYIGSDQEAETVRLQAKDHGVNALKYCADVSDSQQVKDMFQYMDNHLGAIDILVNNAGFAQNAPITDLTDEQWDKMIKVHLYGNFYNCREAAKRMKEKNKGKIINISSDIGSLGCEEFTHYSAAKGGINAFTKALARELAPNILVNAVAPSGTHTGILEAFGENYIAEESAKYPLKRLAQPEEIAKTVLFLASENADFYTGQILTPNGGVVMNG; from the coding sequence ATGGATTTAAAGCTTACTGGTAAAAATGTTCTCATTACAGGTTCGAGTATGGGGATAGGCAAGGCAATTGCTTTGGCTTTTGCTGAACAGGGAGCAAATATTTTAATAAACTATATTGGCAGCGATCAAGAGGCCGAAACAGTCCGCCTACAAGCGAAAGATCATGGTGTGAATGCTTTAAAGTATTGTGCAGATGTATCTGACTCTCAACAAGTTAAGGATATGTTCCAGTATATGGACAACCATCTAGGGGCAATTGATATTCTTGTAAACAATGCCGGGTTTGCACAGAATGCTCCGATTACAGATTTAACTGATGAGCAGTGGGACAAAATGATAAAAGTTCATCTTTATGGAAACTTTTATAATTGTCGAGAAGCGGCGAAAAGAATGAAGGAAAAAAATAAAGGTAAAATTATTAATATCTCTTCAGATATTGGAAGTCTAGGGTGTGAAGAATTTACCCATTACTCAGCGGCAAAAGGTGGTATTAATGCTTTTACAAAAGCTTTGGCAAGAGAATTGGCGCCGAATATATTAGTCAATGCTGTGGCGCCAAGCGGAACACATACTGGCATCCTGGAAGCGTTCGGCGAAAATTATATCGCAGAAGAGTCAGCGAAATACCCATTAAAGCGCTTGGCTCAACCCGAGGAAATCGCCAAAACTGTGTTGTTTTTAGCGTCAGAAAATGCAGACTTTTATACAGGTCAAATATTGACTCCAAACGGTGGAGTAGTTATGAACGGATAA
- a CDS encoding MetQ/NlpA family ABC transporter substrate-binding protein, which yields MKKFLLVVLVLVLGTALAACGGKEKASDDKSLKIGATAGPYSDMLKKAIIPGLEEKGYKVELIEFSDYIQPNNALASGDIDANLFQNTTYLENVVKETKEELSPLIIVPTAPMGIYSNKFKTIEAIEDGAKITLPNDPVNGARALLVLQDEGLIELDPNAEVLKVSEKDVTMNKKNLVFQPIEAGQLPRSVDGTDLAAVPGNFALAASMNLLDALALEDMLDIYRNVVAVKTENIEKQFAKDIIEVVESAEFEKVIDSDFEGFGKPAWMK from the coding sequence ATGAAAAAGTTTCTATTAGTCGTATTAGTACTCGTACTTGGAACCGCACTTGCTGCTTGCGGTGGCAAAGAAAAAGCTTCGGATGACAAATCCTTGAAAATTGGTGCAACCGCTGGTCCATATAGTGATATGTTGAAAAAGGCGATTATTCCTGGACTTGAAGAAAAAGGTTATAAAGTTGAACTAATTGAGTTTAGTGATTATATTCAGCCGAACAATGCACTAGCAAGTGGCGATATTGATGCAAACCTGTTCCAAAACACGACTTATTTAGAAAATGTCGTTAAAGAAACGAAAGAGGAGTTATCACCACTTATTATCGTTCCAACAGCTCCAATGGGCATTTATTCGAATAAATTCAAGACAATTGAAGCCATTGAAGATGGAGCGAAAATTACTCTGCCAAATGATCCAGTTAACGGAGCCCGCGCGCTTTTAGTATTACAGGATGAAGGACTAATTGAATTAGATCCAAATGCAGAAGTGCTAAAGGTATCTGAAAAAGATGTAACAATGAATAAGAAGAACTTGGTGTTTCAACCTATCGAAGCGGGTCAGCTTCCACGTTCAGTTGATGGTACTGATTTAGCGGCAGTTCCTGGAAACTTTGCCTTGGCTGCAAGTATGAATTTATTGGATGCGCTGGCACTAGAGGACATGCTTGATATTTATAGAAACGTGGTTGCTGTAAAAACAGAAAATATTGAAAAGCAATTTGCTAAAGATATTATTGAAGTAGTAGAATCTGCAGAATTTGAAAAAGTAATTGATTCAGATTTTGAAGGCTTTGGCAAACCAGCGTGGATGAAGTGA
- a CDS encoding pyridoxal phosphate-dependent aminotransferase, with translation MTLSNRLKNLPPHFFASLVRNVQEALSEGRDVINLGRGNPDQPTPPHIVKALQEAVEDPTTHGYSPFRGTAELKQAVADFYKREYNVHIDPKMEVAILFGTKPGLVELPLAIMNDNELLLLPDPGYPDYLSSVSLANIKYDLMPLLAENDFLPDYSALSDEQKKQAKLMYLNYPNNPTSATATLPFFEETVTLAKANNIAILHDFAYGGIGFDGAKPISFLQADGAKEVGIEMYTLSKTYNMAGWRVGFAIGNAEIIEAINLLQDHLFIDIFPAIQRAATEALSGNQDCVDELVSLYESRRNVLISECKRIGWDVVAPTASFFAWLPIPEGYTSESFTKLLLDKADIAVAPGHAFGKYGEGYIRVGLLENEDRLKEAIVRIEKLNIFPR, from the coding sequence ATGACACTATCAAATCGACTAAAGAATTTACCACCGCATTTTTTCGCATCACTTGTTCGAAACGTTCAGGAAGCACTTTCGGAAGGGCGTGATGTTATTAACTTGGGGCGTGGAAATCCAGATCAACCGACTCCTCCACATATTGTAAAAGCACTTCAAGAAGCAGTTGAAGATCCAACAACACACGGATACTCCCCTTTCAGAGGGACTGCCGAATTAAAACAGGCCGTTGCCGATTTTTATAAACGTGAATACAATGTTCATATTGATCCTAAAATGGAAGTAGCAATTCTATTTGGAACAAAGCCGGGATTGGTCGAGTTACCCCTCGCGATTATGAACGATAATGAATTACTCTTATTGCCAGATCCGGGATATCCAGATTATTTATCGAGTGTAAGCTTGGCCAATATTAAATATGACTTAATGCCATTACTTGCAGAAAACGATTTTTTACCTGATTACTCTGCTCTCTCCGATGAACAAAAAAAGCAAGCAAAATTAATGTATTTAAACTACCCAAATAACCCAACGAGTGCAACCGCAACGCTTCCATTTTTCGAAGAAACAGTTACTTTGGCAAAAGCCAATAATATTGCAATTTTGCATGACTTCGCCTATGGTGGAATCGGTTTTGACGGGGCAAAACCTATCAGCTTCCTACAAGCAGATGGTGCAAAAGAAGTTGGAATTGAAATGTACACATTGTCAAAAACCTATAACATGGCAGGATGGCGGGTCGGTTTTGCCATAGGAAATGCCGAAATCATTGAAGCAATCAACTTATTACAGGACCATTTATTCATAGATATATTTCCAGCAATTCAGCGTGCAGCAACAGAGGCATTATCGGGAAACCAGGACTGTGTGGATGAGCTTGTCTCACTTTACGAAAGCCGTCGAAATGTCTTAATTTCCGAATGTAAACGAATCGGCTGGGATGTCGTTGCGCCTACTGCCTCCTTCTTCGCTTGGCTTCCTATCCCAGAAGGATATACAAGTGAATCTTTCACCAAATTACTATTGGACAAAGCAGACATCGCTGTAGCACCAGGCCACGCTTTTGGAAAGTATGGGGAAGGGTATATCCGTGTAGGCTTATTGGAAAATGAGGATCGCTTAAAAGAAGCAATAGTACGGATTGAAAAACTCAATATTTTTCCACGATAA
- the pepF gene encoding oligoendopeptidase F yields MVKSMPPRSEVKTEETWNLQDLFKTEEEYDAAIIELVKEVDAFSEKFNGNIKDAKSVIEALKGFAAVYEKVVPVGTYTSLSSSTDQTDDEAQMRSSKFGSTAAKINSKLSFVNSELSELPVDVLENAMKQSGDFKNYLEKLIRKKEYQLHPEVEKTLAAFSSTFDGPYGLYNTTKMVDMSFDDFEVDGEKYPLSYVSFEGDWEGETDTAKRRAAFDAFSAKLKDYQYTTAKTYDMHLQTEKTTADLRGYNTIFDYLLFNQEVDKSMYDRQIDLITKELAPHMRKYAKLLQKVHGLDKMTFADLKISLDPTYEPKITIEESKKYIDDALAIMGDDYMDMVDRSYKERWIDFAQNKGKSTGAFCSSPYGNHPYILISWTGSMNDVFVLAHELGHAGHFYNANREQNVFNARPSLYFIEAPSTMNEMLVANHLLENSNDPKFKRWVISSIVARTYYHNFVTHLLEAAYQRKVYERIDAGGSVNAGVLNNLKRGVLEEFWGDDVEINEGAELTWMRQPHYYMGLYPYTYSAGLTISTQVSKRILEEGQPAVDEWLEVLKAGGTKSPAELSKMAGVDITTEKPLHDTIAYIGDLIDQLVVLTEEIEASETANVSQ; encoded by the coding sequence TTGGTTAAAAGTATGCCGCCGCGTTCAGAAGTAAAGACAGAAGAAACATGGAATCTGCAAGATCTTTTCAAAACGGAAGAGGAATATGATGCTGCGATAATTGAATTGGTAAAAGAAGTCGATGCATTTTCCGAAAAATTCAATGGCAACATTAAAGATGCTAAATCCGTAATCGAGGCATTGAAAGGCTTTGCGGCTGTTTATGAAAAAGTGGTTCCTGTTGGCACGTATACGAGTTTGTCGTCAAGTACAGACCAAACAGATGACGAAGCACAAATGCGTTCAAGCAAGTTTGGTTCCACTGCCGCGAAAATAAACAGCAAACTATCATTCGTCAACAGTGAGCTTTCTGAGTTACCCGTAGATGTTTTGGAAAATGCAATGAAACAATCAGGTGATTTTAAAAATTACTTGGAGAAATTGATACGCAAAAAAGAGTACCAATTACACCCTGAAGTTGAAAAAACATTAGCTGCTTTCTCTTCCACATTCGATGGTCCATACGGCTTGTATAACACGACTAAAATGGTTGATATGTCATTCGATGATTTTGAAGTAGATGGGGAAAAGTATCCGCTTAGCTATGTGTCATTTGAAGGTGATTGGGAGGGCGAAACGGATACCGCCAAACGTCGTGCAGCATTTGATGCATTTTCCGCTAAGCTAAAAGACTACCAATATACAACAGCAAAAACATATGACATGCATTTGCAAACTGAAAAAACCACGGCTGATCTACGCGGTTATAATACAATTTTTGACTACCTATTATTCAATCAGGAAGTTGATAAATCCATGTATGACCGTCAAATTGATTTAATCACGAAAGAACTAGCGCCCCATATGCGGAAGTACGCAAAACTTCTTCAAAAAGTCCATGGACTCGATAAAATGACGTTTGCTGACTTAAAGATTTCGCTCGATCCGACATATGAACCTAAAATTACTATAGAAGAATCGAAAAAGTACATTGATGATGCACTCGCTATAATGGGTGATGATTACATGGATATGGTGGATCGTTCATACAAAGAACGATGGATTGATTTTGCTCAGAATAAAGGAAAATCAACAGGAGCATTCTGTTCTAGCCCTTATGGCAACCATCCCTATATCCTAATTTCATGGACAGGCAGTATGAATGATGTATTCGTCTTAGCTCATGAATTAGGGCATGCGGGCCATTTCTACAATGCGAACCGTGAGCAAAACGTATTCAATGCACGCCCATCCCTATATTTCATCGAAGCACCTTCGACGATGAATGAAATGCTCGTGGCTAACCACCTATTAGAAAACTCAAATGATCCGAAATTCAAGCGTTGGGTCATTTCATCAATTGTTGCACGCACGTACTACCATAACTTCGTGACACATTTACTAGAAGCCGCATACCAGCGAAAAGTTTACGAACGCATTGACGCAGGAGGCAGTGTCAACGCAGGTGTACTGAACAACTTGAAACGCGGCGTTCTTGAAGAGTTCTGGGGGGATGATGTCGAGATTAATGAAGGCGCTGAACTTACATGGATGCGTCAGCCACACTACTATATGGGCTTATATCCATACACATACAGTGCCGGACTCACTATCTCCACGCAAGTGTCTAAACGTATCTTGGAAGAAGGTCAGCCAGCCGTCGATGAATGGCTTGAAGTATTGAAAGCTGGCGGTACAAAATCCCCTGCTGAACTTTCAAAAATGGCGGGTGTTGATATTACAACAGAAAAACCATTGCATGACACAATTGCTTATATCGGTGATTTGATTGATCAGCTAGTTGTGTTGACGGAAGAAATTGAGGCAAGCGAAACGGCTAACGTTTCACAATAA
- a CDS encoding AAA family ATPase, producing the protein MFLKKITLLHNKTTSKMDYPFSIPSIQSMTEVDLTERVTFFVGENGSGKSTLLEGIADLCGFNSAGGGRNNTYNVDAAESALSEHLRLSWMPKVTNGFFLRAESFYHFASHIDELGPSVLKSYGGKSLHEQSHGESFLSLFLNRFTGKAIYLLDEPEAALSPQRQLTFLRIMHDLVRDEDCQFIIATHSPIILGYPNATILSFDEGEIKETQYEMTEHYQITKYFLDHREKFLKDILED; encoded by the coding sequence TTGTTTTTAAAAAAAATAACACTTCTTCATAATAAGACTACGTCAAAAATGGATTATCCTTTTTCTATTCCTTCAATTCAATCAATGACGGAAGTAGATTTAACGGAAAGAGTTACGTTTTTTGTTGGAGAAAATGGTTCGGGAAAGTCGACATTATTGGAGGGAATTGCAGATTTATGCGGTTTCAATTCTGCTGGAGGTGGCAGGAATAATACATATAACGTGGATGCAGCCGAAAGTGCATTAAGTGAACATCTTCGATTGTCTTGGATGCCGAAAGTGACGAATGGATTCTTTTTACGAGCCGAATCATTCTATCATTTTGCTTCGCATATTGATGAATTAGGGCCAAGCGTACTTAAAAGCTATGGCGGCAAATCGTTACACGAACAATCACATGGCGAATCTTTTCTGTCATTGTTCTTGAATCGGTTTACTGGAAAGGCGATTTATCTCCTTGACGAGCCTGAAGCTGCACTATCACCACAAAGGCAATTGACATTTTTGCGGATTATGCATGACCTAGTTCGGGACGAAGATTGTCAGTTCATTATCGCAACACATTCACCAATTATTTTAGGCTATCCTAATGCGACAATCTTAAGTTTTGATGAAGGAGAAATAAAAGAAACTCAATATGAAATGACCGAGCACTATCAGATTACGAAATATTTCCTGGATCATCGAGAAAAGTTTCTAAAAGATATTTTAGAAGATTAA
- a CDS encoding uracil-DNA glycosylase: protein MVWGEGNPKAPIMIILDNPGARENREDEAFLCGTRQTLQEVANEAGLNIDDLYVTFILKRKPVRAYDKDLVRQICMRHLEQQLQEKNPSLILCLGNVAVQAFFQDPEAEVKSLRGSWHDVRGFQTAVAYHPLAVRRRPNLRHLFLEDLAFIAKRFHNLSF from the coding sequence ATGGTATGGGGTGAAGGCAATCCGAAAGCGCCGATTATGATTATTCTAGATAATCCTGGGGCACGTGAAAATCGTGAGGATGAGGCATTTCTTTGTGGAACGCGGCAAACACTGCAAGAAGTTGCGAATGAAGCAGGCTTGAATATAGATGATCTGTACGTCACTTTTATCCTTAAAAGAAAACCTGTGCGTGCATATGACAAAGACTTGGTGCGGCAAATTTGTATGAGGCATTTGGAACAACAGCTTCAAGAAAAGAACCCCTCTCTAATTCTTTGCTTAGGGAACGTGGCGGTCCAAGCTTTTTTTCAAGATCCCGAAGCCGAAGTCAAATCATTGCGAGGCAGTTGGCACGATGTACGAGGGTTTCAGACTGCAGTCGCCTACCATCCGCTTGCGGTTAGGCGTCGTCCTAACTTACGGCACTTATTTTTGGAAGACTTGGCTTTCATTGCGAAGCGTTTTCATAATTTGAGCTTCTAA
- a CDS encoding methionine ABC transporter ATP-binding protein, producing MIQIQNVSKVYKTKERIVTGVDNVSLDINTGEIFGIVGYSGAGKSSLIRCLNLLEKPTSGTILVDGLNLMKLRGNNLRQARLKIGMIFQHFYLISQKTVYENIAFALRAAKTPTNKISSRVTDLLEMVGLSDKRDVYPAQLSGGQKQRVGIARALANNPSVLLCDEATSALDPNTTLSILRLLKKINKELQITIVLITHEMNVVKEICDRMAIMQDGKVIEEGQVYDIFSNPQEELTKEFISSVVSFDVPAMILSKCTGKLVKVMFKGDVAGDGIISDTVQQFTIQGNFLHGSIEYIQERPLGTFLMELKGEDDEIEKAIAYMSSRAAQVEVIDNGN from the coding sequence ATGATTCAAATTCAAAACGTGTCAAAAGTATACAAAACAAAAGAAAGAATCGTGACTGGTGTTGATAATGTTTCACTAGACATTAACACGGGAGAAATTTTCGGAATCGTAGGTTACTCAGGTGCAGGGAAGAGTTCTCTTATCCGTTGTCTAAATTTGTTGGAAAAACCAACGAGCGGAACGATTTTAGTAGATGGATTAAATTTGATGAAGTTACGGGGTAATAATCTCCGTCAGGCACGTTTGAAAATAGGAATGATTTTTCAACACTTTTATTTAATCAGCCAAAAGACTGTATATGAAAATATTGCATTTGCTTTACGGGCTGCAAAAACACCTACCAATAAAATTAGCAGCCGGGTAACGGACTTACTGGAAATGGTAGGTCTTTCTGATAAACGGGATGTCTATCCTGCACAGCTAAGTGGTGGTCAAAAGCAGCGGGTAGGTATTGCCCGGGCACTAGCGAATAACCCTTCAGTGTTACTGTGTGATGAAGCAACATCCGCATTAGATCCAAATACGACGCTATCTATTTTAAGGCTGTTGAAGAAAATAAATAAAGAATTACAGATTACAATCGTTCTAATAACACATGAGATGAATGTCGTGAAAGAAATTTGTGATCGTATGGCAATTATGCAAGATGGAAAAGTGATCGAAGAAGGACAAGTATATGATATATTTTCAAATCCTCAAGAAGAATTAACGAAAGAATTTATCAGTAGTGTTGTGTCATTTGATGTACCGGCAATGATTTTGAGCAAGTGCACGGGCAAACTGGTCAAGGTCATGTTTAAAGGTGATGTTGCAGGCGATGGAATTATCTCAGATACCGTGCAGCAATTTACTATACAAGGTAATTTCCTACACGGCTCCATTGAATATATTCAAGAAAGGCCACTTGGTACTTTCCTGATGGAACTAAAAGGAGAAGATGACGAAATAGAAAAGGCAATTGCCTATATGTCATCACGAGCTGCTCAAGTGGAGGTAATCGACAATGGAAATTGA
- a CDS encoding GNAT family N-acetyltransferase — MEFRHYQDVQEFAVKAEPVVSEREDVYSLFFGVLQAIKAGRYDTPFMATIEEEGQVLALFQMTPPHPLNLIFTNDKRLEECMDLLIRNLLELEIEMNSIISLKPWAYLFSEKWEVKTGMTRKVLMDQGLYRLDTVDETLVPSPGSWRFALQGDCPLIEKWFNLFEEDAGLPLTAKKDVKKRVESFVANQEIFLWEHDKVVVSMMKKARPTNHGVTVSLVFTPKEQRKKGYARTMVAAGTKELLKKYDFCVLYTDLMNPTANKIYQEIGYKRIADSVQLGFR; from the coding sequence ATGGAATTTAGACACTATCAGGATGTGCAAGAATTTGCAGTGAAAGCAGAACCGGTTGTATCGGAAAGGGAAGATGTATACAGTCTTTTTTTCGGTGTACTGCAGGCAATTAAAGCAGGTCGATACGATACCCCTTTTATGGCAACGATTGAAGAGGAGGGGCAGGTGCTCGCCTTATTTCAAATGACTCCTCCACATCCGTTGAACCTTATTTTTACGAATGACAAACGTTTGGAAGAATGTATGGATTTGTTAATAAGAAACCTATTGGAACTTGAAATTGAAATGAATTCCATCATTAGCTTAAAACCATGGGCATACCTTTTTAGCGAGAAGTGGGAAGTAAAAACAGGTATGACTCGTAAAGTGTTAATGGATCAAGGTTTGTATCGATTGGATACAGTCGATGAAACATTGGTGCCCAGTCCGGGTTCGTGGCGGTTTGCGCTCCAGGGAGATTGTCCGCTTATCGAAAAGTGGTTCAATTTGTTTGAAGAAGACGCGGGATTGCCACTTACTGCAAAGAAAGATGTAAAAAAACGAGTTGAATCATTTGTGGCCAACCAAGAAATATTTTTGTGGGAGCATGATAAAGTTGTCGTTTCGATGATGAAAAAAGCTCGTCCAACGAATCATGGCGTAACTGTTTCCCTAGTGTTTACACCAAAGGAACAGCGAAAGAAGGGCTATGCTCGAACAATGGTCGCTGCTGGAACAAAAGAACTTCTAAAAAAATATGATTTTTGTGTGCTTTATACTGATCTAATGAATCCGACAGCAAATAAAATCTACCAGGAGATTGGCTACAAACGAATTGCAGATTCTGTACAGCTTGGCTTCAGATAG
- a CDS encoding PaaI family thioesterase, whose amino-acid sequence MEKELVNAIQDDYPNDFAWCFGCGRLNEDGYHFRTGWQGEETVTYYEPSSKHIAIPGFVYGGLIASLVDCHGTGSAALALHRKNGHEPGSGEEPPRFVTASLNVNYLKPTKQGTLLKAVGKVEEIHPKKFKVAVEVFADDTVVATGEVVAVVMPATFASK is encoded by the coding sequence ATGGAGAAAGAATTAGTAAACGCAATTCAAGACGACTATCCGAATGATTTCGCTTGGTGTTTCGGTTGTGGCCGCTTAAATGAAGACGGTTACCATTTCCGTACGGGGTGGCAAGGGGAAGAGACGGTGACATACTATGAACCGTCGTCAAAGCATATCGCGATTCCAGGTTTTGTTTATGGCGGGTTGATCGCTTCGCTCGTTGATTGTCATGGGACAGGCTCGGCTGCACTTGCACTGCACCGGAAAAATGGGCATGAGCCGGGAAGCGGAGAAGAACCGCCGCGATTCGTTACAGCGTCATTAAACGTGAATTATTTGAAACCGACTAAGCAAGGAACTTTGTTAAAAGCAGTTGGAAAAGTGGAAGAAATCCATCCGAAAAAATTTAAAGTGGCTGTCGAAGTATTTGCGGATGACACTGTGGTTGCAACGGGGGAAGTCGTTGCTGTTGTCATGCCAGCAACCTTCGCAAGTAAATAA
- a CDS encoding sodium:solute symporter family protein: MNIVVFCLYLIFIYYIGYKGYKRVKTAEDLIVAGWSMPLSVVTGSLIAALLAAPFFFAAVGSGYTSGGFEGSATMGGLGTCMILGALIWTKPLRRLRGWTLADYYGLRYGSKKLGAYTGIVMAVAFGIFNAAALTVGGTYIIQQLFQIDFLPAALLFVSLTALYSVIGGLWAVAYTEIVQGALAVAGILGITIFVLFYYPDVTFNPDWWNVNELFSRGGVEFWTLYLVLALGDIPAVDLGQRVAAAKSPRVAQLSMIIAGSVIIAISWIPGMLGEAFKSIYPNSSNPETLMLVFAQGYFPPILSAIFLTAMAAMGMSTVAACYVATSGIVTKNIYLDFINKNPDPKKLLFFSRMVILASALLGLILALSAQKVIDLAYLAWDVVFVTLFWPIVLGPFWKRVSTPAVWASISVGLVYYVITSLTHVPGPNIQSDGFLGLLGDLWLAPVFSGVIFSGITIVVVSLLIPPTQHVLDMHEIEKNKELDHVGSKEELDIENTSKQPTI, encoded by the coding sequence ATGAATATTGTCGTGTTTTGTTTGTATTTAATATTTATATATTACATTGGTTATAAAGGGTATAAGCGTGTTAAAACAGCTGAAGACCTAATCGTAGCAGGATGGAGTATGCCATTATCAGTGGTAACAGGGAGTTTAATTGCTGCGTTATTAGCTGCTCCGTTCTTTTTTGCAGCTGTTGGCTCAGGTTATACAAGTGGAGGTTTTGAAGGTTCAGCAACAATGGGCGGCTTAGGTACATGTATGATTTTAGGCGCTTTAATCTGGACTAAGCCTTTAAGACGGTTAAGAGGATGGACTTTAGCCGATTATTATGGACTGAGATATGGCAGTAAAAAATTAGGCGCATACACGGGAATCGTGATGGCCGTTGCATTTGGTATTTTCAATGCTGCGGCTCTCACTGTTGGGGGGACATATATTATCCAACAACTTTTCCAAATTGATTTTCTTCCAGCCGCACTATTATTTGTTTCATTAACGGCGCTCTACTCCGTTATTGGAGGCTTATGGGCTGTCGCTTATACCGAAATTGTCCAAGGGGCTCTAGCGGTAGCAGGAATCCTTGGGATAACCATATTTGTTTTATTCTATTATCCCGATGTTACATTTAACCCTGATTGGTGGAATGTAAATGAACTATTTAGTAGGGGCGGAGTTGAATTCTGGACGCTCTACTTAGTTCTAGCACTTGGTGATATTCCAGCAGTGGACTTAGGACAACGAGTTGCAGCCGCAAAAAGTCCGCGTGTCGCACAGCTTAGTATGATTATTGCAGGTTCAGTAATCATTGCTATTAGTTGGATACCTGGAATGTTAGGGGAAGCATTTAAATCTATTTACCCGAACAGTTCCAATCCCGAAACATTAATGCTTGTTTTTGCACAAGGCTATTTCCCACCGATTTTATCTGCTATCTTTTTAACGGCGATGGCTGCGATGGGTATGTCGACTGTTGCGGCATGTTATGTAGCAACCTCGGGAATTGTTACTAAAAATATTTATTTAGATTTTATTAATAAAAATCCTGATCCGAAAAAACTATTATTTTTTTCCAGAATGGTGATTCTTGCAAGTGCTTTGTTAGGTTTAATCCTAGCGCTAAGTGCTCAAAAAGTTATCGATTTAGCTTATTTAGCATGGGATGTTGTATTTGTTACGTTGTTCTGGCCGATTGTTTTAGGACCGTTTTGGAAACGTGTAAGTACTCCGGCTGTATGGGCTAGTATATCTGTTGGACTCGTATATTATGTTATTACGTCACTTACTCATGTTCCGGGGCCAAACATTCAATCGGATGGGTTTTTGGGCTTATTGGGCGATTTATGGCTAGCACCTGTTTTCTCGGGTGTGATTTTTTCCGGGATTACAATTGTCGTGGTAAGTTTATTAATCCCGCCTACCCAACATGTTCTTGACATGCATGAGATTGAAAAAAATAAAGAACTTGATCACGTAGGAAGTAAAGAAGAACTAGATATAGAAAATACATCTAAACAGCCTACTATCTGA